From Carassius gibelio isolate Cgi1373 ecotype wild population from Czech Republic chromosome B21, carGib1.2-hapl.c, whole genome shotgun sequence, the proteins below share one genomic window:
- the LOC127985875 gene encoding serine/threonine-protein kinase pim-3-like, whose amino-acid sequence MSKFSDDVPPVLGYVTSDCRDEALQASVCSVADLSVGVPQSPLHKTFDCRDNVPQATTCATPDCSVYAPRTPSSQLQDDETTIIDINSHRYEIGCQLGKGGFGMVYAATRLNDGLQVAIKLASNKITKFISIDGYSGRLPLEVALQILANKGPRVEEIVQLLDWRLDPDYYFMVLERPVPCQSLFQYLKCYKGIMDEDFARVIMNQAIFAARMCCLRGVLHRDIKLENLLINPDTLEVKLIDFGCGAILTDGGYTSFTGTREYCPPEYHMTGQYHGEPATVWSLGILLFVILFRKYPKRRHLHKINDKNWTKAGLSKECCDLIRRCLQIDPKQRIELGKLSLHDWLMVNTF is encoded by the exons ATGTCCAAATTTAGTGATGATGTCCCTCCAGTTCTAGGTTATGTCACGTCTGACTGCAGAGATGAAGCTCTCCAAGCTTCagtctgttctgtagctgacttgAGTGTCGGTGTCCCTCAGTCTCCACTCCACAAAACATTCGACTGTAGAGACAATGTCCCCCAAGCTACAACCTGTGCAACACCTGACTGTAGTGTTTATGCTCCCCGAACTCCGTCAAGCCAGTTACAGGATGATGAGACAACAATTATTG acaTCAATTCACACCGTTATGAAATCGGCTGTCAGTTGGGTAAAGGAGGCTTTGGAATGGTGTACGCAGCAACTCGTTTAAATGATGGCCTACAG GTGGCAATAAAATTGGCATCCAACAAGATCACAAAGTTCATCAGCATT GATGGTTATTCTGGACGTCTTCCTCTGGAGGTTGCTTTGCAAATTCTTGCAAATAAAGGCCCCAGGGTGGAGGAAATCGTTCAGCTTCTGGACTGGCGGCTGGATCCTGACTATTACTTTATGGTCCTAGAGCGGCCCGTGCCCTGTCAGTCCTTGTTTCAGTATTTAAAGTGCTACAAGGGCATCATGGACGAGGACTTTGCTCGAGTTATAATGAACCAGGCAATATTTGCGGCTCGGATGTGCTGCCTTCGTGGAGTGTTGCACCGGGACATAAAGCTGGAAAACCTTCTGATCAACCCGGACACACTCGAAGTCAAATTGATTGACTTTGGCTGTGGTGCAATCCTCACCGACGGGGGTTACACGTCCTTTACTG GCACAAGAGAGTACTGCCCTCCTGAGTATCACATGACCGGCCAGTACCACGGGGAACCAGCGACAGTGTGGTCACTCGGGATCCTCTTGTTTGTGATTCTTTTCCGTAAATATCCAAAGAGACGACACCTGCACAAGATCAATGATAAAAACTGGACTAAAGCTGGCCTGTCGAAAG aatgctgCGATTTAATTCGCCGGTGTCTACAGATCGACCCAAAGCAGCGGATTGAACTGGGGAAACTCAGTCTCCACGACTGGCTTATGGTAAATACATTCTGA